The following are encoded together in the Phyllopteryx taeniolatus isolate TA_2022b chromosome 21, UOR_Ptae_1.2, whole genome shotgun sequence genome:
- the si:ch73-196l6.5 gene encoding riboflavin transporter 2 codes for MSLLTHLLACLFGMGSWVSINGLWVELPLIVPRIPEGWYLPSYLSVLIQMANVGPLFVTLMHRFRPGALSETAVVYVIIALGTVASFLLGFFWKETVVVAGAPRSGALLVLTFFLAVVDCTSSVTFLPFMMRLKPRYLTTYYIGEGVSGLLPAVVALVQGVGAVHCNNGTTNQNTTDGFPTFEAQHQPPNFSVEVFFFFLSAMMLVCLLAFLLLNRHPAVAREKTKCQYTNGVKEKNWVEKKPIVEPSRPSRQKSSFGLGTYSWMQLFYIFVILAWSNALTNVALPSVQSYACMPYGNNAYHLSAATAAVSNPLACFVAMFFPRRSLWLMGALTFLGSGVGAFIMSMAALSPCPLMVNDVWGGVVMVLAWIVFILTLSYVKVIIGVILRDEGHSALVWCGAVVQLGSLLGAVTMFPLVSVYSLFASGDPCNTRCP; via the exons ATGTCTCTGCTCACCCACCTGCTGGCATGCCTGTTCGGCATGGGTTCCTGGGTGTCTATCAACGGTCTGTGGGTAGAACTTCCCCTGATCGTCCCCCGCATTCCGGAGGGCTGGTACCTCCCGTCGTACCTCTCGGTTCTCATCCAGATGGCCAACGTAGGCCCGCTCTTCGTCACCCTGATGCACCGTTTCCGACCGGGAGCCCTCAGCGAGACGGCGGTGGTTTACGTCATCATCGCCCTGGGTACGGTGGCCAGTTTCCTGTTGGGTTTCTTCTGGAAGGAGACTGTTGTCGTGGCGGGGGCGCCCCGCAGCGGGGCGTTGCTCGTCCTCACCTTCTTCCTTGCGGTCGTCGACTGCACCTCCTCGGTTACCTTCCTTCCCTTCATGATGCGCCTCAAGCCCCGGTACCTCACCACCTACTATATCGGCGAAGGCGTGAGCGGCCTCCTGCCCGCTGTGGTGGCGCTCGTCCAGGGCGTCGGCGCGGTTCATTGCAACAACGGCACTACGAACCAAAACACCACCGACGGCTTTCCGACATTTGAGGCTCAACACCAGCCTCCCAACTTCTCAGTTGAggtgttcttcttcttcctgaGCGCCATGATGCTGGTGTGCCTGCTGGCGTTCCTGCTGCTCAACCGTCACCCCGCCGTTGCCAGGGAGAAGACAAAATGCCAGTACACCAACGGGGTCAAAGAGAAAAATTGGGTGGAGAAGAAGCCCATTGTGGAGCCATCCAGACCCTCCAGACAGAAGAGCAGTTTTGGCCTTGGGACTTACAGCTGGATGCAGTTGTTTTACATCTTCGTGATCCTGGCGTGGAGCAACGCGCTGACCAACGTGGCGCTACCGTCGGTGCAGTCGTACGCGTGCATGCCGTACGGCAACAACGCTTACCACCTGTCTGCCGCCACGGCGGCTGTGTCCAACCCTCTGGCCTGCTTCgtcgccatgttcttcccgagAAG ATCCTTGTGGCTGATGGGGGCGCTCACGTTTTTGGGCAGCGGCGTGGGAGCTTTCATAATGAGCATGGCCGCCCTGAGTCCGTGTCCGCTGATGGTGAACGACGTCTGGGGCGGCGTCGTCATG GTGCTGGCGTGGATCGTCTTCATCCTCACCCTGTCCTACGTCAAGGTGATCATCGGCGTGATCCTGCGCGACGAGGGTCACAGCGCCCTTGTGTGGTGCGGGGCGGTGGTGCAGCTGGGGTCCCTGCTGGGCGCCGTCACCATGTTCCCGCTGGTCAGCGTGTACAGCCTTTTTGCGTCAGGCGACCCCTGCAACACCCGATGTCCATGA
- the slc52a2 gene encoding solute carrier family 52, riboflavin transporter, member 2 isoform X3 has product MSLGWWSSDAVTHGLMALFAMGSWISVNSLWVELPVIVSVLPEGWNLPAYLSVLISFGNIGAVAVTVTHHCAPGRLNERALIHCIQALAVLAAALLAILWSHTTVVAGQLRSLPFLLLTFVLSLVCCTSNVTFLPFMFRYPPQYIRTFFMGQGLSALFPCVVALGQGVGRLECPSVNGTVQPRYLKENFPAQNFFWFLFVMLSISALSFLALTRRSTAPREAVPASADDPRGCYASVERSQDATVKSSDATPPLSNGSSPSSQEEVRLEEAPSPPAPTFWTSHNVYLLALLAVSNALTNGVLPSVQTFTCLPYSATTFHLSVVLGNIANPVACFLAMFVILRSSARLGVLSLAGGVFAAYLMALAVLSPCPPLQGKTAGVVLVVLSWILFTGLFSYLKVVIGTLLHQAGHAALLWCGISIQAGSLAGALAMFPLVNVYDVFKRGQDCHHCT; this is encoded by the exons ATGTCGCTGGGCTGGTGGAGCAGCGACGCGGTGACCCACGGCCTAATGGCGCTGTTCGCCATGGGCTCGTGGATTTCCGTCAACAGTTTGTGGGTCGAGCTTCCGGTCATCGTCAGCGTGCTGCCCGAAG GTTGGAACTTGCCGGCATACCTCTCAGTCCTGATCTCGTTCGGCAACATCGGTGCGGTGGCGGTGACCGTGACGCACCACTGCGCGCCAGGTCGCCTGAACGAGCGCGCGCTCATCCACTGCATCCAGGCGCTTGCGGTGCTGGCGGCGGCGCTGCTGGCCATCTTGTGGTCGCACACGACGGTGGTGGCGGGGCAGCTGCGCTCGCTGCCCTTCCTGCTCCTCACCTTCGTGCTGTCGCTGGTGTGCTGCACGTCCAACGTCACCTTCCTGCCCTTCATGTTCCGCTACCCGCCGCAGTACATCCGAACCTTCTTCATGGGCCAGGGCCTGAGCGCGCTGTTCCCGTGCGTGGTGGCGCTAGGGCAGGGCGTGGGCAGGCTGGAGTGCCCCAGCGTCAATGGCACTGTGCAGCCGCGGTACCTCAAGGAGAACTTTCCGGCGCAGAACTTCTTCTGGTTCTTGTTTGTCATGCTCTCTATTTCTGCTCTGAGCTTCCTGGCTTTGACGCGGCGGTCGACGGCGCCAAGGGAAGCCGTGCCGGCGAGCGCCGACGACCCGCGGGGCTGCTACGCGAGTGTGGAGA gAAGCCAGGACGCAACGGTTAAAAGCAGCGACGCGACGCCCCCCCTCAGCAACGGCAGTTCGCCGTCATCGCAGGAAGAAGTGCGCCTGGAGGAGGCGCCGTCGCCGCCCGCGCCGACGTTTTGGACGTCGCATAATGTCTACCTCCTGGCGCTGCTGGCCGTTTCCAACGCGCTCACCAATGGCGTCCTGCCGTCCGTCCAGACCTTCACCTGTTTGCCCTACAGCGCCACGACCTTCCACCTCTCGGTGGTCCTCGGGAACATTGCCAACCCTGTGGCCTGCTTCCTCGCCATGTTTGTCATCCTCAG GTCGTCTGCCCGTCTGGGTGTCTTGTCCTTGGCGGGCGGGGTCTTCGCGGCGTACCTCATGGCTCTGGCCGTCCTCAGTCCGTGTCCTCCTCTGCAAGGCAAAACTGCCGGTGTGGTCTTAGTG GTGCTTTCCTGGATCCTGTTCACGGGCCTGTTCTCCTACCTGAAAGTGGTGATCGGCACCCTCCTGCACCAGGCGGGCCACGCCGCCCTGCTGTGGTGCGGCATCTCCATCCAAGCCGGCTCGCTGGCGGGCGCTCTCGCCATGTTCCCGCTGGTCAACGTGTACGACGTTTTTAAACGGGGGCAGGACTGCCACCACTGCACTTAA